The Juglans regia cultivar Chandler chromosome 10, Walnut 2.0, whole genome shotgun sequence genome includes the window TATGCAACAGTTTAGGCCTCCAAATAACTAATTTTCGTGTTTTGCATACataattttgggatttaattatAAAGCTGATGACAATATTATtggtattattaatattttatttatttagttcagACTTATGACTActtttatttgtattgaacaatttttaatatatttttttaaatattatttaatcatggctattttgttttaattttttggttaaaataaataattaaccgTTCAAACGGCTATGAAACGTTTGAACAGGATACATCGCAAATAACCGTTAATTGAAAACACAATAAACCTTTCGAACGGCTATTAATTGGCAAATCGTTCGATCATTTCATTATACATTCGAACAACTTACTCAATtcgtaaaatagtaaaaatataatttttgttcgatatcaatttgtttgtttaaaTGTTCCTTCATGTCTATTTGGTCGAACGGACTAGTATAGACCGACCACTCATGTATGatacgttcaaacataaatattcGTTCGAATGTTTTTTGTTGGCATTCGAACATCTTTCTACGACGAAATTCATTTGTCCCAGAAAAAAATGGTCGTTCGAACAAATTCGAATGGTCGAGCAAATATTCtttccaaaagatattttttggacaATGATATTGGTTTGACTTTGAGACACtttattttcattccaaaatgtatttttagaCAAAACTccaattttttgagacgaaaatctcacacacacacacacacacacacatatatatatatatatatatatattgtagtattCGTCCCAAAAGACATGATATGTTGTAGTCTGTGTACGTTGAACTTCTTGTACAATTACAGCTAGGTGTAGGAATTGGACCCAAGATCATGATGCATATATGTAAGCACTGCATAACAATTAAGTTAGTTCATGGTACTAATACTTTCCTAAATGGTATATATGTGATGAtatcaaataataagattgatgATCCCATGCTAAcctttaataatttcatttagaacatatatatatatatattttcaatatgaataatgctagttAGATGCTCTCTCATTTTGCcctctcattttgactgttcatatatatatatttttttttgcttactgattaagaaattaactattagtgtattgatatttttttattttttaaaaatgttaaaaatattttaaaaaaaaaatgaattgtgtCTAGGCAACACGCCCATTGATCACTGTTGGCTGGCGGCAACCTAGCAGCActctttcaatatatatatagatgaaatcTCTTTGAACCAAtccattttattataatatgtatatatatatatatatatatatttatatatgtgcgCGAGAGCATCATTTGATGACATCAGCATGCATGTAATTAAGAtacatgcaaatattttttaaaaggatagattaatgtgaataaaatataattaattttcaaatgcTAAAGGTAAAATAGTTAATATCGCATGCAGGGTACTATTTTGGAAATTAATAGATATGCGCCTCTCACATGTTTATTggatgaatttaattaactgatgatttgaagaaatatatattatctcatcCAATTTGAAGAAGAACATAATTAATTGTGCCAGCTAgcttacatatatttatatatatatattagttattttccctttatatatatatagtttaattaaagaaccatataattaattgagttcAGTGTATTATTGTCCTAGCTAGATGATTAGTACATgaactgatcatcatgatatatatatatatatatatatatatatatatatatatattatatatagtacgcGGAATAACATATCGATCGGTACGTAATTATAAATTGCACCATATGCAAAAATGttaatttagtttaaataatagcAATATATCATGTTAATATAAGTTCAAACTTACATACATTATCgctttatttcatataattgttttcaatattattctaATCTGACCACAATaaacattaataattatgcCGCTCatgaaatagtaaataaattagttttttagtttttctacttttatttattttagtgtgggtttttaaaaaaaaataataattatttcaaaaaatacatttgtttttttttttttcttaactggacttaatttgtaatttgtagtTGTTTTTATTAACTGGACTTGAGAAAAACTATTAGTGgcagaaataaaataataatattgtttttagttttttattcaaattaattagtggGTTTATTTAACAAATTGGGAtgtatttcaaaaaaaaaaaaaaaacaaattgggaTATGCAACAATTAAATTAAGAAAGTAGGGGGACAACTCAAGTCATACCGACtgaggctatgtttgggtaccaaacattcctcaacactttccaagtattctcgtacttttgaaaatacttcacatgccaaacaacttaaaatactctcaatgggacccacaaactcacttcaatctctactcataactattcacaaatattctataatacttatcactattacatataaataaaaaataaaatcgctataatatttatcactattaaatataaataaaataaaatcactataatatataaataaaaaataaaatcactataatatataaataaaaaataaaatcactataatatataaataaaaaataaaatcactataatatttataactattaaatataaatgaaaaataaaatcattataatatttatcattattaaatataaataaaaaataaaatcattataatatataaataaaaaataaaatcactataatatataaataaaaaataaaataactataatatataaataaaaaataaaatcactataatatataaataaaaaataaaataactataatatataaataaaaaataaaataactataatatataaataaaaaatatttatcactattatatataaataaaaaataaaatcgctataatatataaataaaaaataaaatcactataatatataaataaaaaataaaatcactataatatataataaataaaaaataaaattactataatatttatcactattaaatataaataaaaaataaaatcattataatatataaataaaaaataaaatcattataatatataaataaaaaataaaatcactataatatataaataaaaaataaaatcactataatatatactattatataaataaaaaataaaatcactatatatataaataaaaaataaaatcactataatatataaataaaaaataaaatcactataatatataaataaaaaataaaatcactataatatatactattaaataaaaaataaaatcactataatatataaataaaaaataaaatcactataatatataataaataaaaaataaaattactataatatttatcactattaaatataaataaaaaataaaatcattataatatataaataaaaaataaaatcactataatatatatataaaatcattataataataatataacactaaaatatataaataaaaataaaatcactattatatataaataaaaaataaaatactataatatttatcactattatatataaattaaaaatagaatcactataatatataaataaaaaataacattactataatatttatcactattatatatatataaataaaatcattataatatttatcactattatatataaattaaaaataaaatcattataatatttatcattattatatataaattaaaaataaaatcattataatatttatcattattatatataaaagtaaaataaaatcactacaatatttattaatattaaaaaatcactataataaaatcattataatatttattattaaaaatcaaatcactataatatttatgggacccacacatttttcaactacctactcaaaagtcaacaactcaacatacttcacacatccaaacaactcaaaatactctcaatgggacccacaaactcactccaatctctactcataactattcacaaacattctcaacacttctcaacacttttcgacacccaaacgtaccctgaAAGTCGACcgagaaataaataaagaaaaatgctattttgtCCCTTCGTTTTGCCCTCTGGATTTGACTGTTAGTATatttcaatctttttaaaaaaattttaattctttgtactaaaaaaattaacaagttACTATTTGTGTATTTGTGTCTAtttgtgcgtatatatatatatatattaaatttttaaatattttaaaaaatatttgaaagaataaaaaatataattatatgtattaaGAATACGCTCAGTAGTATATGACTGAACGACATAGTATAGTACTACAAGATAAATGAGTTTTTGTGACGACTAATTACaacgatttttattttccttgtcaATAATACTGTTTTTGCAACATAtttaaaagatgataaaattcaagataaatagtacaatattttttaaaaaaattaccattaTATACTTACATACAGCCCCAACATGCATGTGCGTACGTATAAGAAATCTGGCCAAATCCACTTTAGTGTCATATTGTGTAAAACAATTAATGTTACAGATGgtcaaattaattgtttttttttttatggttgatgttatatttttaaattattgtgtgtgtgtctatatatatacaaacacatATATGATATAACGTTTAGAAACAATACTGAACGGAGTAGCTAGCGATTTCAATGGTTATAGGACGGCCTCGTACGTACGTTAGGTCCAACTGTCTTATCTTATCAATTAGGAAAGTCGACTATCGTCACTATCGTACTCATACTGCCAACCCATCGACACTGATTTCCAATGTTCTGTATCAAGTTTCCTTCCAATATTATTCCATAAGATCATGCGATCTCTCGGCCTTTGAGACTTGAGATCGACAGCGAAGCTCTGAGCTCGCATTTAACATCATTTACTACGTACTAGCAACTGTCACCCACTCGGCCGCCTCTTTTTCCCTATATAATGCGACCCTCGACACTGCTAGTTTCAGATACTCCTACAGCAAAAGCGAAAGTAAGAGAAAGAAAGATCTGAGAGAGTACGCTTtagtgagaaaaaaatataagagatcGACCGAGATGGCAGTTATTAGGTGGTGTGCAATGCTGGTTCTTGTTCTAGCTATAGTTCAGACTAGTAATGCAGCAAGAACTGCGCCCAGCAGCAATGGTGGCAGCGGCCTCGACGACCAAAAGAACTTTATTTCATACGGCGGAGTTGGCGGCTATTCTGGGCTCGGCAACGATGGACTCCCCTTTGGCGGAGTGGGTGTAGCTGTTGGCATGGGTGGTGGGCTCGGCGGCGGACTCGGTGGAATGGGTGGCTTCGGTGGTGCTGGTGCGGGTGGTGTTGGCGGTGTGCCTGGTGTTGGAGTTGGGGTTCCAATTAATCCTTGAAGTTGTTTATGTACTTGTACTGCATGGGATTTGAGTTTACCTAACAATTACCTTAtccatatataatatgatctagTACTGTTTGGAAGTTAATTAGTTGATTAGCTGTGTGAGATGTTAGAAGTTTATCTctattatgtttttcttttctgagcCGTGAGAGATCGATGTTTGTATTTGGATATGTTTTGTTTCCTAATGTCTAATTAGAAaccaaaaataagaatattaaagaaaatgttTCCATTTGTCTTTACTTCGGGTACTTATAATTGCATGGCATTTGAAGCTTTATCAACATGGTTTATTTAACAGCATCTAAATGCATTCGATTGTgtcattttcttattatttaattttttttcccttcgcAAAACTGGGAAAGCTtgagctaattaattaagttccATACTTGTCGAAGTTGATCATATTTGATTAGAGCGGTAAATGAATCAGTATGTTCGATAGCCTGCTCGATACTTGCctgattaaattcttattaaacttgactcttgaaaaaaaaatcgtccCATAAAAGTAAATACccgctcgattagtaaatgacacatacttgactaaattcaattcaactcgGCTAAAACTCATTAAggctcgagtcgactcgttagcctgactcaattaaaactcattcatatattgataaatatatacatacaactctatatatatacataataattagtaatataagcataacaccttttataattaaatatatagtctacaacctaattatttatgcttaGTCACTTGtgtctatataataaatatacttcatagctatattttataatttgtaaaagaGTTAGTAGATAGGATTTAATAGTTTCATATACAAGTAtgtgagaaatatatatgaaatgttgatatatactatcatattttgtatatgTTTAGTAATTTAtgtagacatataatatattattattatagataaatatcaactagttacatATTACTTGTTTATAAACTTTTACCATTTCCTATTTCAATAGATCAAGTTCTATTTGTTAGTTGTAAAAATTCCATTaaatttctatttctattttttatttatctaatttcttaattattaaattttatttaaaaaataaaaaataaacagttcGACTTCGAGTTCGAGTTGGCCGGGTCTTAGCTCACCAAGCCAAGCTCAaacaaagattatataaaaatctcgAGATTGAAGTTTTTTAACCAAGCCTAGTTCGACAATTCAAAGACTGGCTTGGCTCGACTCGGCTCAATTATATAAAGTTTGATAAGAgaagaaatgatatatacaagccCCAAATGCACAAATCTCACCTAAGTCtcgaataaaaaaatagatcacatCATAGAAAAGTAcgaaaaactcactttttcttgatgagacccatatttttacaaaatgtttgtacatttaaaacttgtacttaacattactcatttgaTAAATTAGCATGTTGTAGCATAGTAGCATACcatacactacaacagaatgtgtcttttgtgacagaagaaattgtcacaaaaaaatggcaaactgtcactaaacatatttggtgacggtttgaaaccgtcaccacgaccgtcacctaaagtgcatcacagaaaacatttggtgacggtttactattTAACCgtcatcaaaattttttttagtgacggttggaagtgttccgttcagtacaacattcgaacgttcctttttttgtgacggttgagaactATCACAGAAAATCACATTCGGACGTAAAATTAAACATTCAGACGTTAACTCGatcgattggcgttcgaatgagagaatttgacgttcgttgattatcgttcgaacgtatcatatttacgtttgaatgttaatgcgttcgaacgttaattacaataaacgttcgaatatttgttcgaacgtaaacgtaaatgttcaaacgtagtgcgtttaatgttcggacattattttgaatgtaaacgaaggagcgttcgaatgcaagttctttgttcgaacgttaatcgctttaccgttcgaacggtttgttcATTTTAGCATGaggacgttcgaacatatagtttaacgttcgaacgatccaattgtatttacgttcgaacgtttgttagagtgtgaaccaacgttcgaacgatttttatttacattcgaacgtacagatcagaaatactaatttcataaaattttaaaacataataccaattgtatcatatcatatacccaattaacaagtagcaatgtcttataaaagtacaaaattagatattaaaattagtcagaaatattgataaaatttatttcttctttttccctcgcccacgaggattctgttgcaacgacataacacgctccatttgcatcatcatctcccgttgcacttactcttgcacttcactgcgtattctttcctcctggtctctctgttggtcctgcaaacgcgtctctaaatgagactgttgttctaagagagactctaactcttgctgtctcgacctcatatactcattctcacgccgtgcagcttctaaatctgccgtaagattattaatttgtgaagccgatgaggttgaggaggatgaacatttatgcctgatagatcgtcccaaacctcttgccatactagactacggcccgagcacttgcgtgaatatgtctatgtcactaggagaggatttctcagaagccgactgcatctccatcatttttctctgtaatttaaaaggtaatgatcgtaaataattagtaacgtattaaaagaaatagaaataagaaataaactattaaaatgttatataaataatttatttaacaaaattaacactgcttacataattatctgcagcaataggatccatccactcactatgctcattagtgtgagcagcagcatagacatgaatgagggaaaagttttcaggatcatcacgtttctaacaaagcgacattagcaattttaaaaagataatgttagtacttatcagaaagaatatcaggaaaataaattaattttttaattttttaattatcattttttcagtaagacggtggaatgaccttgaactggcacaatggtggacagtcagagcggatctattctgtgcatttgtagaactcaagtgctacaaaatatattaaaaatgttaattgtaatatgtatacatataatatatagaacgaatatgaatgtaaataatgaaaagatataaatgtaaaatacttgataatctggagatgcgaaaagatcacaacactttctccaatcatctaacttcatctgttgaaaaggagattgcgcagcctcttccaacgtctcaaacttcttgaagtggttatgacatcgtcctttgtgacgtcagaatagtgtagccatcaactcattcacggttttCAAATCCTCGCTAAGGCCAAAGtcaaggtcgaattcatcctaataagggaatcaggtcaaaaaaataatatactaatctagatgaaaaaaatgtactgaaaagtaaactcaccagcacacgacttcgaatatgctccttaatctcattcggaacatctcgccataagcacacataaaatggagcataagctcgaactactgtaccaatataggaggaaagcgatgctgcactatcatccactcctccagtggaattatcaggaattgtgatcttcagttttccgtgcattctatttttttcaacagagattccacgtgtatagccacgaccgcaacgtgcagatgcatcaactacatgataatagatatactataattataattatatagttattgagaaaaaagtattaactatatatataattatcaacgacaatatttccttactggtaggtgtcgactggctgttgttctcttctgtgttagcttgatcttcaagaacggattcctcgagtggggagtcctcaatggattcaggacttggacttggcgaatgcacatttcttcgttgtcgttttggcggcattcttgaaaataattaattatatcaaagaaaattaattagaagaaattatgaaaattcaagatattttatagtcacctatatgaataaaatatttagtacttttattcttcatcttcagatgaattttccatgcttgtttcagaatctccatcaataacatcttcatcatcattatgcacctcttcttcatcgtccttatccacctcatgtccggattctgattcgccttcatcttctgactcgtcttcttcttcttcctcctcacttacttgaattgaatgatcatttaatacagacgggtcgagatggacgggtgagacatcatctctacacaaggggagcaactcgagtgcaccgaggtcaacaaacaagttaatatcctctccatcttcctggtatgcctcaacaatcggagtgtcatcttcatctccactattctcgtaatctgcactcgttcctgcttcatatatatttcgatgaacaaatttttgtacgactcgccaagttatctctccactatcttcatcatcacttttcattggatcaatcaagtaatagacttgggtagcttgataagccaatacgaatggatcatcttcgtaccatttagatgcagtattgactctcgtaaagtgattatccctatgtatcaaaacccgaccaccgcctagatcccaccaatcacatttaaagacatatgttacaaactcacccagatatttcaatccgataatatcacgtatgattccataatagtcaatatcatctgttccatgactctcctcgaccaacacaccacagttttgagtctttctattacattcacggtccaaagtataGAATCTATAATCTCGAActgtgcatgcagtatatcgaagtgctctattgtgatgatcgaccaatacatttGCTGACCCTTCAGAAGGCTCACCATGTAGTACCCATCGCGTacaccccagatccataccgtttacaaatatatgacgctctacttcttccaatcctatcgcacacaaatttttacaccctcgacatgaacacttaatgtaaccacgactatcagcagaggcctgtgcaaaatcaatgaaggttcttactctaAGTGCATAgagtacgtaatcctttccaagtctatcgtccagacgcatcaaatttttgtccatttctaaaaacatctatatattaataacacgtacattgaaaattcacatgtatgtcatgctccaattctcattgcttttttgataaggtagttggtcctatcccattcgagattatattctccatattgcaaaaatctcgtcactctactaatttccacgttagtagaaatttcgacagcacctccccatagtttTTCAAgcatacatgttcaaatatcggacAATTCAagaatcagtggacacataaatgtacactaatttCCAAACCGGtttaagggtatttatgcaatgtcacacgcatctatcaaaaaatcatacaaacaatatatccatgttgtttaaattaacaatgttaccttcaagtagtgttatattcttaaactaaagagagatggaagattatgtgaccctaagtttcaTATCTTGTATACAACGAGTGAGAATAAtattgaagaaatgtttaaattttagtctaattacttaaccatcacaaactgtccgaccttgacaactctcaaggccgaagagactatgacagtcaagcaattaaattgaaattccaacatttcttcaagatcatattccctcgttgtgtacaagatcatcattcttaaagtataattttaattgttatacttaatttcaaaggttatactataattttaattattataatttgtaaagagttattttaattgttatacttaatttcaaatattattatcacattttaattattactattcgtaaagttgaattttaattatcatacttatgcTCAAAGGTTAATCTAATTGCTTAACTGTCATAGACTCTCCAGTCCTGACAACTCTCAATTAGTGTATGTCAAGACCGCAGGAAAGTagtcaaggccggagagactatgacagtcaagcaattagactaaaatttaaagattataactgttatatataattttaaaggttattatataattttaattatcatcattccacaattataatcttaattgttatacttaattgagtgagttatttatttatatagacaataagtatataatttttatataaacatctatttgatccttattttctttctctttagtttataataaataagtatatttacatattccaactctacttattttGTAGattcaatactttttttattgaagagtattttaaaggttatattataattttaattattatcattcttaaagtataattttaattgttatacttaaatttcaaaagttataatataattttaaaaattataattcttaaagagttacttttatttgttattacttaatttcaaatattattatcaatatttaattattactatccTTAAAGTTtcctattttaattatcatacttaaatt containing:
- the LOC108981951 gene encoding glycine-rich protein 5-like, whose protein sequence is MAVIRWCAMLVLVLAIVQTSNAARTAPSSNGGSGLDDQKNFISYGGVGGYSGLGNDGLPFGGVGVAVGMGGGLGGGLGGMGGFGGAGAGGVGGVPGVGVGVPINP